In Fimbriiglobus ruber, a genomic segment contains:
- a CDS encoding efflux RND transporter periplasmic adaptor subunit yields MSLFSISRRAITRGIVLSVVLVAVGLVWLYRPELVGKWASVRAAVVPVPSVTPDAGARIEADSGSPDVFVVPQELFDSHRFATAKVADAPPPEPLRLPGSVVLDPNRYSRVHSLFSGQVAKVGIRGDMSPTSDRLSNTPEKGLRPGDEVKRGQILATVWSKDVGAMKTDLVNQVSQLRADKNQLDRYLSVDPGIITQTQMTTTRRAYENDLVMVRNAERNLRSAQFTEEEIEIVKREAEKLKEPTAPRDLDLERTWAEYPIRATFDGVIVEKNVTVGDVVDPTTDLYKVAKLDRLQVLVNVYEEDLPKLQRLARAADAATGRSTAAAETGSDGAADELRHKSESLRAWTINFQAEGTGATEAGYFDRLGVLIDPMQHTGTVTGWVENKQGKLFIGQFVTATVALRPDPSLVAVPTGAVIEDMDGSSVLVATDPAARKFERRKVAVAVRGRETIFLRKTPTDAETARGAKPVLPSETVVSRGAIDLANEFTILHGGKK; encoded by the coding sequence ATGTCTTTGTTTTCCATTTCCCGCCGTGCTATCACCCGGGGAATTGTCCTGTCTGTTGTTCTGGTTGCGGTCGGCCTTGTTTGGCTGTACCGCCCGGAACTCGTTGGCAAGTGGGCGTCCGTTCGCGCCGCGGTCGTTCCGGTTCCTTCGGTGACTCCGGACGCCGGGGCTCGGATCGAGGCGGATTCCGGCAGCCCGGACGTGTTCGTGGTTCCCCAGGAGCTGTTCGATTCGCACCGGTTCGCGACGGCCAAAGTCGCGGACGCGCCGCCGCCGGAACCGCTCCGCCTGCCCGGGTCGGTCGTCCTCGACCCGAACCGTTACTCGCGGGTCCACAGTCTGTTCTCGGGGCAGGTCGCCAAGGTTGGTATCCGCGGCGACATGTCGCCCACCTCCGACCGCCTGTCGAATACGCCGGAGAAGGGGTTGCGGCCGGGGGACGAGGTGAAGCGGGGCCAAATTCTTGCCACCGTCTGGTCGAAGGACGTCGGTGCGATGAAAACCGACCTGGTCAACCAGGTCTCCCAGCTCCGCGCGGATAAGAACCAACTCGACCGATACCTGTCGGTCGACCCTGGCATCATCACCCAGACCCAAATGACGACCACCCGCCGTGCATACGAAAATGACTTGGTCATGGTCCGGAACGCGGAACGGAACCTCCGGTCGGCCCAGTTCACCGAGGAAGAGATCGAAATCGTGAAGCGGGAGGCGGAAAAACTGAAGGAACCGACCGCCCCGCGCGACCTGGACCTCGAACGGACGTGGGCCGAGTACCCGATCCGGGCGACGTTCGATGGGGTTATCGTCGAGAAGAACGTGACGGTCGGCGACGTCGTTGATCCGACCACGGACCTGTACAAGGTCGCCAAACTCGACCGCCTCCAGGTTCTCGTGAACGTCTACGAAGAAGACCTCCCCAAACTCCAGCGACTGGCCCGCGCGGCCGACGCCGCCACCGGCCGGTCGACCGCCGCCGCGGAGACGGGCAGCGACGGCGCGGCCGACGAACTCCGGCACAAGTCCGAAAGCCTGCGGGCGTGGACGATCAACTTCCAGGCGGAAGGGACCGGGGCGACCGAGGCCGGGTACTTCGACCGCCTCGGCGTGCTGATCGACCCGATGCAGCACACCGGCACGGTCACCGGGTGGGTCGAGAACAAGCAGGGCAAGTTGTTCATCGGCCAGTTCGTGACCGCCACCGTGGCCCTGCGGCCGGACCCGAGCCTCGTGGCCGTCCCGACCGGCGCCGTGATCGAAGACATGGACGGGTCTTCGGTTCTGGTCGCGACCGACCCGGCCGCCCGGAAGTTCGAGCGGCGGAAGGTCGCCGTCGCGGTCCGCGGGCGCGAGACGATCTTCCTCCGCAAAACCCCGACCGACGCCGAGACCGCCCGCGGCGCCAAGCCGGTCCTGCCGAGCGAAACGGTGGTTTCCCGCGGCGCGATCGACCTCGCCAACGAATTCACGATCCTGCACGGCGGGAAGAAATAA